The window TCCGCACGGGACGTAACACGGCGGAAACATTAGAGACACGGTGGGGCAACCCTGCGGCCATAGCGTCGCGACCAGCATAGCCATCAGTGCGACGTGCCAGGAGGACGTGTGTTCGCCAATCCCGAGGAACTACTGCGGTACCTCAAAGACGAGGGCGTGAAATTCGTCGACGTACGCTTCTGTGACCTGCCCGGCGTGATGCAGCACTTCAACTTGCCGGTCGAGTCGGTCGACGAGGACATTTTCACCACCGGCCTCGCCTTCGACGGGTCTTCGATCCGTGGTTTCCAGGCGATCCACGAGTCGGACATGCTGCTGCTGCCGGATGTCGCCACCGCCTTCATCGACCCGTTCCGGATCGAGAAGACGCTGGCGCTCAACTTCTTCATCCACGACCCGTTCACCCGGGAGCCGTACTCCCGGGACCCGCGCAACGTGGCCAAGAAGGCGGAGGCCTACCTGGCGGCGAGCGGCATCGCCGACACCGCCTACTTCGGCCCCGAGGCGGAGTTCTACATCTTCGACTCGATCCGCCACGAGACCTCCGCGAACCAGGCCTACTACTACATCGACTCGATCGAGGGCTGGTGGAACAGCGGTCGCGAGGAAGAAGGCGGCAACCGCGGGTACAAGACCAACTACAAGGGCGGCTACTTCCCGGTGCCGCCGGTCGACCACTACGCCGACCTGCGTGACAAGATCGTCCGCAAGCTGATCGACACCGGCTTCACCGTGGAGCGGTCGCACCACGAGGTCGGCACCGCCGGCCAGGCCGAGATCAACTACAAGTTCTCCACCCTGCTGCACGCCGGCGACCAGCTGCAGCTGTTCAAGTACATCGTGAAGAACACCGCCTGGACCAGCGGCAAGACGGCGACCTTCATGCCGAAGCCGCTGTTCGGCGACAACGGCTCCGGCATGCACACCCACCAGAGCCTGTGGCTCAACGGTGAGCCGCTGTTCTACGACGAGACCGGCTACGCCGGTCTGTCGGACACCGCCCGCTGGTACATCGGCGGTCTGCTGCACCACGCGCCGTCGCTGCTGGCCTTCACCAACCCGACGGTCAACTCGTACCGCCGGCTGGTGCCCGGCTTCGAGGCACCGGTCAACCTGGTGTACTCGCAGCGCAACCGGTCCGCCTGCACCCGTATCCCGGTCACCGGCAGCAACGCCAAGGCCAAGCGGGTCGAGTTCCGGGTGCCGGACCCGTCGGCCAACGTCTACCTGGCCTTCTCCGCCATGCTGATGGCCGGTCTGGACGGCATCAAGAGCAAGATCGAGCCGCCGGAGCCGATCGACAAGGACCTGTACGACCTGCCGCCGGAGGAGTGGGGCAACGTCAAGCAGGTGCCGGGTTCGCTGCCGGCCGTGCTGGACTCGCTGGAGGCCGACCACGACTTCCTGCTCGAGGGTGGGGTCTTCACGCCGGACCTCATCTCCACCTGGATCGACTGGAAGCGGTCCAACGAGGTCGACCCGGTCCGTCTGCGGCCGACCCCGCACGAGTTCGCGATGTACTTCGACTGCTGAGACTGATCAAGGCGCTGACCTGGATCAACAGGATTGCCACTGATCCTGGGTCCAGGTTGGGTACAACCTCACGGAACGGCGGTCATGCCGGCTCACAGCCGGCGTGACCGCCGTTCCGCGTTGGCCGAGCGCGTTGT is drawn from Micromonospora sp. Llam0 and contains these coding sequences:
- the glnA gene encoding type I glutamate--ammonia ligase, giving the protein MFANPEELLRYLKDEGVKFVDVRFCDLPGVMQHFNLPVESVDEDIFTTGLAFDGSSIRGFQAIHESDMLLLPDVATAFIDPFRIEKTLALNFFIHDPFTREPYSRDPRNVAKKAEAYLAASGIADTAYFGPEAEFYIFDSIRHETSANQAYYYIDSIEGWWNSGREEEGGNRGYKTNYKGGYFPVPPVDHYADLRDKIVRKLIDTGFTVERSHHEVGTAGQAEINYKFSTLLHAGDQLQLFKYIVKNTAWTSGKTATFMPKPLFGDNGSGMHTHQSLWLNGEPLFYDETGYAGLSDTARWYIGGLLHHAPSLLAFTNPTVNSYRRLVPGFEAPVNLVYSQRNRSACTRIPVTGSNAKAKRVEFRVPDPSANVYLAFSAMLMAGLDGIKSKIEPPEPIDKDLYDLPPEEWGNVKQVPGSLPAVLDSLEADHDFLLEGGVFTPDLISTWIDWKRSNEVDPVRLRPTPHEFAMYFDC